The following coding sequences lie in one Rhizobium sp. ZPR4 genomic window:
- a CDS encoding AraC family transcriptional regulator, with amino-acid sequence MDSNSGCFATFGENGQRQGLAFSAHGPLLRRIARPQRVPALMLAYGTDAASSISQSGMLCRKATAMIWNKTGTTSEQPAFVERRRWPRISEAPLCGNATDLPELVSLPFSTSNEAPGRQFSAWKERMAPLIDAYLPESAQGGDGFAASQTVWNLEGALLIQQQTPAFSYERSPEKVRFSAIDHWQITFLRTGKTWTSVNGHVVENEPGMMEIRALGCPFYGRTISAQSVSLILPCDLFADHGGLPGASNNIVLGGTRVKLLADYIAFLEANLDRLTRDDLHGVRNQLQEMIFHSVTPLVDGHATGDRSSEIGLMTKARRFIQSNLGSADLTPEALSRELAISRTRLYELFQASGGVLNYVRRRRLLAARAALADLSNGQKIADIASNLGFESAANFSRAFTHEFGYSPSEVRRHTGECKVEHIPRMTETSTFSGWLNTLGI; translated from the coding sequence ATGGACTCAAATTCGGGCTGTTTTGCGACGTTTGGAGAAAACGGCCAACGACAGGGGCTTGCGTTTTCCGCGCATGGCCCGCTTTTGCGCCGCATTGCTCGACCCCAACGGGTACCGGCGCTTATGCTCGCCTACGGCACGGACGCCGCGAGCTCCATCAGCCAATCCGGCATGCTTTGTCGAAAGGCCACCGCGATGATTTGGAATAAGACCGGGACGACCTCCGAGCAACCAGCCTTTGTCGAACGGCGACGGTGGCCTCGCATCTCCGAGGCTCCGCTCTGCGGCAACGCCACTGACCTGCCGGAGCTGGTCTCGCTGCCATTTTCCACCTCCAACGAGGCTCCAGGTCGGCAATTTTCGGCCTGGAAAGAGCGTATGGCACCACTGATTGACGCTTATCTTCCCGAAAGCGCTCAGGGTGGAGATGGTTTTGCAGCAAGTCAAACCGTCTGGAATCTTGAAGGGGCGCTTCTCATCCAGCAACAAACGCCAGCCTTCAGCTATGAACGCTCTCCGGAGAAAGTCCGCTTCAGCGCCATAGATCATTGGCAAATCACCTTCCTGCGCACCGGCAAGACATGGACCAGCGTCAATGGGCATGTGGTGGAAAACGAGCCTGGCATGATGGAAATCCGGGCGCTGGGCTGCCCGTTTTACGGCCGCACCATTAGCGCGCAATCCGTCTCCCTCATTCTACCTTGCGATCTGTTTGCCGATCACGGCGGGCTGCCCGGAGCAAGCAACAACATTGTCCTGGGGGGCACACGCGTCAAGCTGCTGGCTGACTACATCGCTTTTCTCGAAGCGAACCTCGATCGTTTGACAAGGGACGATCTGCACGGTGTACGCAACCAGCTGCAAGAGATGATATTTCATAGCGTCACGCCGCTGGTGGATGGTCATGCGACCGGCGATCGCAGCTCCGAGATCGGACTGATGACGAAAGCTCGTCGCTTTATCCAGAGCAATCTCGGATCAGCGGATCTAACTCCGGAAGCGTTAAGCCGTGAATTGGCAATCTCCCGAACCAGGCTTTATGAACTGTTCCAGGCATCGGGTGGTGTGTTGAACTACGTGCGCAGAAGACGACTTCTTGCTGCACGCGCAGCACTTGCCGACCTGAGCAATGGTCAGAAAATTGCAGATATCGCCAGCAATCTCGGTTTCGAATCGGCAGCCAACTTCAGCCGAGCCTTCACGCACGAGTTCGGCTACAGCCCAAGCGAAGTCCGCAGGCATACCGGAGAATGCAAGGTGGAGCATATACCACGGATGACGGAGACATCCACCTTCAGCGGCTGGCTTAACACACTCGGCATTTGA
- a CDS encoding DUF995 domain-containing protein yields the protein MSWFRFIILNAMFAMLLVGTASAATQHQIDRMTARAAHQAMPMSAKELKKLYSGRSWIWKDGAGFFSRHHRRFTAWSHTGAQKSYAKGIWYATDRGRLCMSAVWYSKKSAAPNVSCFLHRKKAGIIYQKRASGGKWYVFRHNPIKHDDEVLKLRPGDYVRRHLPG from the coding sequence ATGTCTTGGTTCCGTTTCATCATCCTGAATGCCATGTTCGCGATGCTGCTGGTCGGCACCGCGAGCGCGGCGACGCAACATCAAATCGATCGCATGACGGCGCGTGCGGCACATCAAGCCATGCCGATGAGCGCCAAGGAACTGAAAAAGCTCTACTCGGGACGTTCCTGGATATGGAAGGACGGGGCCGGCTTCTTTTCTCGTCATCACCGTCGATTTACGGCCTGGTCGCACACGGGCGCTCAAAAATCCTACGCCAAGGGCATCTGGTATGCGACCGATCGCGGTAGGCTCTGCATGAGCGCCGTCTGGTACAGCAAGAAAAGTGCCGCACCCAACGTATCCTGCTTCCTGCATCGCAAGAAGGCCGGGATCATCTATCAGAAACGAGCATCAGGCGGAAAATGGTATGTGTTCCGTCATAATCCGATTAAACACGATGACGAAGTTCTGAAACTGCGGCCGGGCGACTATGTTCGCAGACATTTGCCCGGTTGA
- a CDS encoding glycosyl hydrolase — translation MKTLSKLTTALLAAGALCGGVYAASNGLDARAETRPLFNDKRPIITPQSLPAGAYDPNGDFSNDPNPKIEHLFLPWEDVDLSTLSTADDYARKRGRSLLITIEPWSWARNWRVTPTDLLNGILAGHYDANMTAICSAAAKLNAPVTIRWAQEMDEKNGQFTWAYWKADDYVKAYRHAVTVCRKSLPTAKYMWSPMGKDGLEAYYPGDSFVDVVGLSVFGYQPFDQHKLGRDSTFVEATKPGYDRVKRFKKPIVIAELGYQGNEAYVHAWAEEANKPHSEFPDLQAVVYFNDREVYPWPDGLGRPDWRVATPPLLN, via the coding sequence ATGAAAACTCTATCAAAACTAACGACGGCCTTGCTTGCGGCTGGCGCCCTCTGCGGAGGCGTATACGCTGCCAGCAACGGTCTGGACGCGAGGGCCGAGACCCGGCCTCTCTTCAACGACAAAAGGCCGATCATCACACCCCAATCGCTGCCGGCGGGTGCCTATGATCCCAACGGGGACTTTTCCAATGACCCCAATCCGAAGATCGAACACCTCTTCCTGCCTTGGGAAGATGTCGATCTGTCGACGCTGAGCACGGCAGACGATTATGCTCGCAAGCGCGGGCGTTCACTGCTGATTACCATCGAGCCCTGGTCATGGGCCCGCAACTGGCGTGTCACACCGACCGATCTTCTCAACGGAATTCTGGCAGGTCACTACGATGCCAACATGACGGCGATCTGCTCTGCGGCCGCCAAGCTCAATGCGCCCGTCACCATTCGCTGGGCTCAGGAAATGGACGAGAAGAACGGGCAGTTCACCTGGGCCTACTGGAAAGCGGATGATTACGTGAAAGCCTATAGGCACGCCGTCACCGTCTGCCGCAAGAGCCTTCCCACGGCAAAATACATGTGGTCGCCGATGGGCAAGGACGGGCTCGAGGCTTACTATCCCGGGGATTCATTCGTCGACGTCGTCGGGCTGTCGGTCTTCGGTTACCAGCCGTTCGATCAGCACAAGCTCGGGCGGGATTCGACTTTTGTCGAAGCGACCAAACCCGGCTACGATCGTGTGAAGCGCTTCAAGAAACCCATCGTGATCGCGGAATTGGGCTACCAGGGAAATGAGGCCTACGTTCACGCATGGGCCGAAGAAGCCAACAAGCCGCATTCCGAATTCCCTGACCTGCAAGCGGTGGTCTACTTCAACGACCGTGAAGTGTACCCCTGGCCGGATGGTCTGGGCAGGCCGGATTGGCGCGTTGCCACACCGCCCCTCTTGAATTGA
- a CDS encoding DUF995 domain-containing protein — translation MEPSRKTSPVLAASLACAIVLGLAAGSNAAAAATTTKVPDGARPMTATELYMLYHDKSWRWPDGAGRMQNTDRRFSAWVDGTGGQSWAEGRWVVTDTGRLCLDATWHAANGQFPAKTCFIHRILDGTIYQKRETGGAWFVFRHPITKKTDEATNLIADDLVSQRLEALKTSLTVRKTE, via the coding sequence ATGGAACCATCAAGGAAGACCTCCCCAGTCCTTGCAGCATCGCTGGCATGTGCGATCGTGCTTGGACTTGCAGCGGGGAGCAATGCGGCCGCAGCCGCGACAACCACCAAGGTGCCTGACGGCGCAAGGCCGATGACGGCAACCGAGCTTTACATGCTCTATCACGACAAAAGCTGGCGGTGGCCCGATGGCGCGGGCCGAATGCAGAATACCGACCGACGGTTTTCAGCCTGGGTCGATGGTACCGGCGGACAGTCCTGGGCCGAGGGCCGCTGGGTCGTGACAGACACCGGCCGCCTATGTCTTGACGCAACCTGGCATGCTGCAAACGGCCAGTTTCCGGCCAAGACGTGCTTCATCCATCGCATTCTCGATGGAACGATCTATCAGAAACGCGAGACTGGCGGAGCATGGTTCGTGTTTCGCCATCCCATCACCAAGAAAACCGATGAGGCGACAAACTTGATCGCCGATGATCTGGTCTCACAACGACTGGAGGCCTTGAAGACCTCTTTGACCGTCCGCAAGACCGAATAG
- a CDS encoding UDP-glucose/GDP-mannose dehydrogenase family protein, whose protein sequence is MKIAVIGTGYVGLVSGTCFAEWGNRVVCVDKNVDRIAALRHGRMPIYEPGLDELVERNYAAGRLDFTCDIAKAVEGAAIVFIAIAALPHPGQADADFSFIYQTARELAALISTDSVVVIRSTVPVGTGDAVHRIISSARTAGTFAVASNPEFLREGVAVHDFLVPDRIVLGVEEEWACKRLVELYDVPLERQNTPVIVTMRRTAELIKHAANAFLATKITFINELADLCEEMGSDVGELALGMGLDKRIGASLLAAGPGYGGSCFPKSALALLQTAQDHGVALRIVEETLAVNETRKRRMARKVTKALGGDIEGLTIAVLGLTFRPDTDDMRDAPSVPLIETLQRLGGHIRAYDPVGIENAAKVLSSVDFYEDLYECARNADAVVVMTEWDAIRKIDLAQLKQKLRQPVLIDLRNALDTEAARQIGFRVCAIGKSASTHSSLRDIAKRRNRQRAVKAATPKLVPVTMREK, encoded by the coding sequence ATGAAGATAGCTGTTATTGGAACCGGATATGTGGGCTTGGTCAGCGGCACATGCTTCGCCGAATGGGGCAACCGTGTCGTCTGTGTGGACAAGAACGTCGATAGGATCGCCGCTCTTCGTCACGGCAGGATGCCGATCTACGAGCCGGGTCTCGACGAATTGGTGGAACGAAACTATGCCGCAGGACGGCTGGACTTCACCTGCGACATCGCAAAGGCAGTCGAAGGCGCAGCTATCGTCTTCATAGCGATCGCTGCTCTGCCGCATCCAGGCCAAGCAGATGCTGATTTTTCCTTCATCTACCAGACAGCACGCGAGCTTGCTGCGCTTATCTCGACCGATAGCGTTGTGGTGATAAGATCGACGGTGCCGGTCGGAACCGGCGACGCCGTGCACAGGATCATCAGCTCGGCCCGGACGGCAGGCACCTTCGCCGTCGCCTCCAATCCGGAGTTTCTGCGCGAAGGCGTTGCGGTGCACGATTTTCTAGTTCCGGACCGCATCGTTCTCGGTGTGGAGGAAGAGTGGGCCTGCAAGCGGCTTGTCGAGCTCTACGATGTCCCGCTCGAGCGGCAGAATACGCCTGTCATCGTCACGATGCGTCGGACTGCTGAGCTGATCAAGCATGCTGCCAATGCCTTTCTCGCCACGAAGATCACCTTCATCAACGAGCTTGCCGATCTTTGCGAGGAGATGGGCAGCGATGTCGGAGAGTTGGCTCTCGGCATGGGGCTCGACAAGCGCATCGGGGCAAGCCTCCTTGCCGCCGGCCCCGGCTATGGCGGCTCATGCTTCCCCAAAAGCGCGCTCGCACTATTGCAGACGGCGCAGGACCATGGCGTGGCGCTGCGTATCGTCGAAGAAACTCTTGCCGTCAACGAGACGCGCAAGCGGCGCATGGCACGCAAGGTCACCAAGGCACTCGGCGGCGATATTGAAGGCCTGACGATTGCCGTTCTCGGCCTGACCTTCCGGCCCGATACCGATGACATGCGCGATGCGCCGTCCGTGCCGCTCATCGAAACTCTGCAGCGGCTGGGCGGCCACATCCGGGCATATGACCCTGTCGGCATCGAGAATGCGGCAAAGGTCCTCAGCAGCGTCGATTTCTACGAGGACCTCTATGAATGCGCAAGAAATGCGGATGCCGTCGTCGTCATGACGGAATGGGACGCCATCCGAAAGATCGACCTGGCCCAGCTCAAGCAGAAGCTGCGCCAGCCTGTTCTCATAGATCTGCGAAATGCGCTGGACACGGAGGCCGCCCGGCAGATCGGCTTTCGCGTCTGTGCCATAGGCAAGTCGGCAAGCACGCATAGCAGCCTGCGTGACATTGCCAAACGACGAAACCGACAGCGAGCCGTGAAGGCGGCAACGCCAAAGCTCGTCCCAGTCACAATGCGGGAGAAATAA
- a CDS encoding glycosyltransferase family 2 protein, giving the protein MTSIRTRTEAMKDRALMTPILQGRQRAEYIVCATLWLAALVYFWSWWLTPAHHVDPMGSVLLTLVLAWVTIIPAYFIIVFFRAEKPTGQLRLPAGSRIAMVVTKAPSEPFAVVARTLGAMLAQEVPHDTWLADEDPSPSTLDWCRKHDVQVSTRKGREDYHRQTWPRRTRCKEGNLAFFYDHYGYEGYDYVVQLDADHVPEQGYLFQMLRPFADPAVGYVSAPSICDQNARESWSARGRLYAEASMHGSLQAGFNHGLSPLCIGSHYAVRTKALKSIGGLGPELAEDHSTTLMMNAHGWRGIHALDAIAHGDGPRTFTDLITQEFQWSRSLMMILLQYSPNLIKRLPLRLKIQFLFSQLWYSLFSLFMALMFIMPIIALGRGKTFVDVSYPDFLLHFVPQSVLLILFAYRWRSTHTFRPVDARILSWEMTLFLFARWPWALVGALAAIRDWATGSFVDFRVTPKGTSDVDPLPFRVLAPYAMLSLISILPVLSVSAEESSGFYIFATMNAAIYTLLLLVIIVQHARENTLSTNKRFYRPALASALLALTALPFVGIMEHGRAGVQSLIWDTDGYVLFDNRFSVAGAGIGGRGLHRMVLNPHWHVSDTDN; this is encoded by the coding sequence ATGACATCGATCCGGACACGGACTGAAGCAATGAAGGACAGGGCGCTGATGACGCCCATCCTGCAGGGCCGCCAGCGCGCGGAATATATCGTTTGTGCCACCCTGTGGCTTGCGGCACTTGTCTATTTCTGGAGCTGGTGGCTTACGCCCGCACACCATGTCGACCCCATGGGATCGGTCTTGCTGACCCTGGTGCTTGCCTGGGTGACGATCATTCCGGCCTATTTCATCATCGTCTTCTTTCGCGCCGAAAAGCCGACAGGACAATTGCGGCTACCCGCCGGCAGCCGCATCGCCATGGTGGTAACCAAGGCACCATCGGAGCCCTTTGCCGTGGTGGCCCGGACGTTGGGTGCCATGCTGGCACAGGAGGTGCCGCACGACACCTGGCTCGCGGATGAAGATCCGTCACCGTCGACGCTCGATTGGTGCCGCAAGCATGACGTCCAGGTTTCCACCCGGAAGGGACGGGAAGATTATCACCGCCAGACCTGGCCGCGGCGCACCCGCTGCAAAGAAGGCAATCTTGCCTTCTTCTACGATCACTATGGCTATGAAGGCTATGATTACGTCGTGCAGCTCGATGCCGATCACGTGCCCGAACAAGGCTATCTTTTCCAGATGCTTCGCCCTTTCGCCGATCCGGCGGTCGGCTATGTATCCGCGCCAAGCATCTGCGATCAAAATGCCCGTGAAAGCTGGTCTGCACGCGGCCGTCTCTATGCGGAAGCCAGCATGCACGGATCGCTTCAGGCCGGCTTCAATCACGGGCTGTCGCCGCTTTGCATCGGCTCGCACTATGCCGTTCGCACCAAGGCTCTCAAGAGCATTGGTGGGCTGGGGCCAGAGCTGGCGGAAGACCACTCCACCACGCTGATGATGAATGCACATGGCTGGCGTGGCATTCATGCGCTCGATGCCATTGCGCATGGCGATGGCCCACGCACTTTTACCGATCTCATCACCCAGGAGTTTCAGTGGTCGCGCAGCCTGATGATGATCCTGCTGCAATATTCGCCGAACTTGATCAAACGGCTGCCTCTGCGCCTCAAGATACAGTTCCTGTTTTCGCAGCTCTGGTATTCCCTCTTCTCGCTCTTCATGGCGCTGATGTTCATCATGCCGATCATCGCGCTTGGCAGAGGCAAGACCTTCGTCGATGTCTCTTATCCCGACTTCCTGCTGCACTTTGTGCCGCAATCCGTTCTGCTGATCCTCTTCGCTTATCGCTGGCGTAGCACGCATACGTTCAGACCGGTCGATGCCAGGATCTTGAGCTGGGAGATGACATTGTTCCTGTTTGCCCGCTGGCCGTGGGCGCTTGTGGGAGCTTTAGCGGCCATTCGCGATTGGGCGACCGGATCATTCGTGGATTTCCGTGTCACGCCGAAAGGTACGTCGGATGTCGATCCGCTACCGTTCCGGGTCCTTGCACCCTATGCCATGCTCTCTCTCATCTCCATCTTGCCGGTGTTGTCCGTCAGCGCGGAAGAGAGTAGCGGCTTTTATATCTTCGCGACGATGAACGCCGCCATCTACACTTTGCTGCTGCTGGTCATCATCGTCCAGCATGCGCGTGAAAACACGCTCAGCACAAACAAGCGCTTTTATCGGCCGGCGCTCGCCAGCGCTCTGCTTGCTCTGACTGCCCTGCCATTTGTCGGCATCATGGAGCATGGCCGTGCCGGAGTACAATCACTGATTTGGGACACCGACGGCTACGTCTTGTTCGACAACCGCTTTTCGGTGGCGGGCGCAGGAATTGGCGGGCGTGGACTGCACAGAATGGTGCTCAATCCACACTGGCACGTGAGTGACACGGACAACTGA
- the galE gene encoding UDP-glucose 4-epimerase GalE yields MARQKILVVGGAGFIGSHTAKLLHRQGFEPVVYDNLSTGHLTSVRWGPFVEGDILDTPRLVEAIEDHRPAAVIHFAASAYVGESVENPAKYYTNNVNGTLSVLEACRRTQADKLIFSSSCAIYGIPARLPIRECETPQPINPYGRTKLIAEYMLGDYSAAYGLSYVALRYFNASGADPERELGEWHDPETHLIPRALLAAAGAIETLEVYGDDYDTPDGTCVRDYIHVLDLARAHVLAVEYLLAGGDNLAVNLGTGHGTSIKEIVGAIERVCGRKVPVSMRRRRPGDPPALYAASDLAAEKLGFRALHSDIETIIRTAAPFFGLEMRA; encoded by the coding sequence ATGGCCAGGCAAAAAATACTCGTCGTGGGTGGCGCCGGCTTCATCGGCAGCCACACCGCGAAACTTCTCCATCGCCAGGGCTTCGAGCCCGTCGTCTATGACAATCTCTCGACGGGCCACCTGACCTCCGTGCGCTGGGGGCCTTTTGTGGAAGGAGATATTCTCGATACGCCCCGTCTTGTTGAGGCGATCGAGGACCACAGGCCCGCGGCAGTCATACATTTCGCCGCCTCGGCCTATGTCGGCGAGTCCGTCGAAAATCCTGCGAAATACTACACCAACAATGTCAACGGCACGCTGTCGGTTCTGGAGGCATGCCGCCGCACGCAAGCGGATAAGCTGATCTTTTCATCGAGCTGCGCGATCTACGGAATTCCGGCCCGACTGCCGATCCGCGAATGCGAGACGCCTCAACCGATAAATCCCTACGGCAGAACGAAGCTGATTGCCGAATATATGCTTGGCGACTATTCGGCGGCCTACGGGCTTTCCTATGTGGCGCTGCGCTACTTCAACGCCTCTGGCGCCGATCCGGAGCGGGAGCTCGGCGAATGGCATGATCCCGAAACACATCTCATTCCCCGCGCATTGCTGGCGGCAGCCGGCGCGATCGAAACCTTGGAAGTCTATGGCGACGACTACGACACGCCGGATGGCACCTGTGTGCGCGACTATATCCATGTGCTGGATCTTGCCAGGGCGCATGTCCTGGCAGTCGAATATCTGTTGGCTGGCGGCGACAATCTCGCTGTCAATCTGGGGACCGGGCACGGCACGTCGATCAAGGAGATCGTCGGCGCGATCGAGCGCGTTTGCGGGCGCAAGGTTCCTGTCTCCATGCGCAGGCGGCGACCGGGCGATCCGCCTGCCCTTTATGCCGCTTCGGATCTTGCTGCCGAAAAGCTCGGCTTCCGCGCTCTGCATTCGGACATCGAAACGATCATCCGGACCGCAGCTCCCTTCTTCGGGCTGGAGATGCGAGCATGA
- a CDS encoding UDP-glucuronic acid decarboxylase family protein, translating to MGIAFKSASVAPKNTKRRTILVAGGAGFLGSHLCDRLLQDGHEVICVDDFSTGRMDNLWHLLRYDTFSFIRHDVIASLDLPVSEIYNLACPASPPHYQADPIHTMKTCVFGSLNLLELAALHQARIFQASTSEIYGDPLVHPQPENYWGNVNSFGPRSCYDEGKRSAETLFRDFHAQHGVDIRIARIFNTYGPRMRPDDGRVVSNFIVQALKGQDITVYGDGSQTRSFCYVADLINGFVRLMADQTSIHTPVNLGNPAEFTVRDLAEQVIAITGSNSKIVHKPLPIDDPRQRRPDITIAKRELGWEPSVALADGLKSTIAYFERQLVRPSSELFEVA from the coding sequence ATGGGCATAGCGTTCAAATCTGCAAGTGTAGCTCCAAAAAATACGAAGAGACGTACGATTCTTGTTGCGGGAGGCGCAGGGTTCCTCGGCTCACACCTCTGCGACCGACTTCTGCAGGATGGTCACGAAGTTATCTGCGTGGATGATTTCTCAACCGGGCGGATGGATAATCTATGGCACCTGCTTCGCTACGATACGTTCAGCTTTATCCGCCACGATGTCATAGCGTCCCTCGATCTGCCTGTCAGCGAGATCTACAATCTGGCCTGCCCGGCATCTCCACCGCACTATCAGGCCGATCCGATCCACACGATGAAAACATGCGTTTTCGGCTCGCTCAATCTGCTGGAGCTTGCAGCACTTCACCAAGCGCGCATCTTCCAGGCCTCGACCTCGGAGATCTATGGAGATCCCCTGGTGCATCCGCAGCCGGAGAACTATTGGGGTAACGTCAATTCCTTCGGCCCCCGCTCATGCTACGACGAAGGCAAGCGTTCCGCCGAAACGCTTTTCCGTGACTTTCACGCCCAGCACGGCGTCGACATCAGGATTGCCCGCATTTTCAACACCTATGGGCCGCGCATGCGCCCCGACGACGGCCGCGTCGTTTCCAATTTCATCGTCCAGGCACTGAAGGGCCAGGATATCACCGTCTATGGCGATGGCTCCCAGACGCGCTCGTTCTGCTATGTTGCCGACCTGATCAATGGTTTCGTTCGCCTGATGGCCGACCAAACGTCCATCCATACGCCGGTCAATCTCGGCAATCCGGCGGAATTTACCGTGCGTGATCTTGCCGAACAGGTCATCGCCATCACCGGCTCCAACTCAAAGATCGTCCATAAACCCTTGCCGATCGATGATCCGCGCCAGCGCCGGCCCGACATCACCATCGCAAAACGCGAACTGGGATGGGAACCATCAGTCGCCCTGGCGGATGGGCTCAAGTCCACCATCGCCTACTTCGAACGCCAGCTGGTTCGTCCAAGCAGTGAGCTTTTCGAGGTTGCGTGA